In the genome of Coregonus clupeaformis isolate EN_2021a chromosome 11, ASM2061545v1, whole genome shotgun sequence, one region contains:
- the LOC121577425 gene encoding roquin-1-like — protein sequence MPVQAPQWTEFLLCPICTQMFEESVRKPISLGCGHTVCKMCLNKLHRKACPFDQTAIATDIELLPVNTALLQLVGGQVPKREPTTLVTGAEDIAHYEEASECVEELAQYLKPLSNSRGVGLSTSSAQSSLSRPMQRKLVTLVHCQLVEEEGRVRATRAARSLGERTVTELILQHQNPQQLSSNLWAAVRARGCQFLGPAMQEEALKLVLLALEDGSALSRKVLVLFVVQRLEPRFPQASKTSIGHVVQLLYRASCFKVTKRDEDSSLMQLKEDFWTYEALRREHDSQIVQIAMEGGLRIAPDQWSSLLYGDQSHKSHMQSIIDKLQTPASFAQSVQELTIALQRTGDPANLNRLRPHLELLANIDPSPDSPPPTWELLDTGLVAVKTVVHGLVDFIQNHSKKGSDPQQPPQHSKYKTYMCRDMKQKGGCPRGASCTFAHSQDELEKYRKMNKRLAARRPLSLSLTQLNEVGLLPEEVGMLEGLAHKGLTNGMVTSVTGSALPQLISRGADPSYEPMMRKPQSQGSLSAPSSPPDLLDPVPNRAMAHPRMAADHLAMHKQMPRRPPMYPPQQGELFYPPEPRTPPSALQYESSQYPPGNPPTPTSPPSTLPSLPPYPGTYPQERQCPPPPQPSSSHFSNVNPHGYPPPPHYDGRRHPAYPPPPPQSYPHREDPSSMPADEASRERYPPEGYHPPGPHPSHMRPYTPREAYSRPQPTPSLDYLHRRRQEIMAQLEDRKQVTPPPFAPSPTLPHHYESNYTQEQQQYMENSQAFSKYREPDYASQYSPWSCDTIGSYIGSKEGKSKNNIEMMNTEGKGVEGRRRAAEARDDDPIIPFGSLPTVSRFGVISRTPKTGYLTAGPGQAMTPSQGTNSPKHGTATADYHYGKGAGWGAAPYSQPPQAHLSERPVKEREQLTMELQQVNQQINKQTAQADQPSPEEWSSGSVSSQQLSLELHRVEREIGKRTRQIALEHLVCHDGSGAYKLKPTENGQRAEHSLVLSEGCNGSSGVLQGGSVASGGLSLSLSTDLPTTGGTDRKTNGVVHLCS from the exons ATGCCTGTGCAAGCGCCACAATGGACGGAATTCCTGCTGTGTCCCATCTGCACCCAGATGTTCGAGGAGAGCGTCCGCAAGCCCATCAGCCTGGGCTGCGGCCACACCGTCTGCAAGATGTGCCTGAACAAGCTGCACCGCAAGGCCTGCCCCTTCGACCAGACGGCCATCGCCACCGACATTGAGCTGCTGCCCGTCAACACAGCCCTGCTGCAGCTGGTGGGAGGACAG GTGCCCAAACGGGAGCCTACCACCTTGGTGACGGGGGCAGAGGACATAGCCCACTATGAGGAAGCCagtgagtgtgtggaggagctggCTCAGTACCTGAAACCCCTGAGCAACAGCAGAG gtgtggggtTGAGCACCAGCAGTGCCCAGAGTTCTCTGAGTCGGCCCATGCAGAGGAAGCTGGTGACCCTGGTGCACTGTCagctggtggaggaggagggccgGGTGAGGGCTACGCGGGCGGCCAGGTCTTTGGGGGAGCGCACCGTCACTGAGCTCATTCTGCAGCACCAGAACCCGCAGCAGCTCTCCTCAAACCTGTGGGCTGCAGTCAGGGCAAGGGGCTGCCAGTTTCTCGGCCCAG CGATGCAGGAGGAGGCTCTGAAACTGGTGCTCTTGGCTCTGGAGGACGGCTCCGCTCTGTCCAGGAAGGTCCTGGTGCTGTTTGTGGTCCAGAGGTTAGAGCCACGCTTCCCCCAGGCCTCCAAGACTAGCATAGGCCACGTGGTGCAGCTCCTTTACAGGGCTTCCTGCTTCAAG GTGACCAAGCGTGACGAGGACTCGTCCCTGATGCAGTTGAAGGAGGACTTCTGGACGTACGAGGCGCTGAGGCGCGAACACGACTCCCAGATCGTCCAGATCGCAATGGAGGGGGGCCTCCGCATCGCACCTGACCAGTGGTCTTCCCTGCTCTACGGGGACCAGTCGCACAAGTCCCACATGCAGTCCATCATTGACAAG ttgcaGACGCCAGCGTCGTTTGCTCAGAGCGTTCAGGAGTTGACCATCGCCCTGCAGAGGACGGGCGACCCGGCCAACCTGAACCGCCTGCGACCACACCTGGAGCTGCTAGCCAACATCGACCCCAGCCCAG ACTCCCCTCCCCCCACGTGGGAGCTGCTGGACACGGGCTTGGTGGCAGTGAAGACCGTGGTACACGGCCTGGTGGACTTCATCCAGAACCACAGCAAGAAGGGGAGCGATCCGCAACAG CCGCCCCAGCACAGTAAATACAAGACATACATGTGTCGGGACATGAAGCAGAAGGGGGGCTGTCCTCGAGGAGCCAGCTGCACCTTCGCTCACTCTCAGGACGAGCTAGAGAA GTACCGTAAGATGAACAAGCGGCTGGCTGCCCGCCGGCCCCTCAGCCTATCCCTGACGCAGCTGAACGAGGTCGGCCTATTGCCTGAGGAGGTGGGGATGCTGGAGGGGCTGGCCCACAAGGGCCTGACGAATGGCATGGTGACGTCGGTCACAGGCTCCGCCCTGCCCCAGCTCATCTCCCGCGGTGCCGACCCCTCCTATGAGCCCATGATGCGGAAGCCCCAGTCCCAGGGAAGCCTCAGTGCCCCCAGCTCTCCTCCAGACTT ACTGGACCCTGTGCCCAATCGGGCCATGGCCCACCCCAGGATGGCAGCGGACCACTTGGCCATGCACAAGCAGATGCCCAGGAGGCCCCCCATGTACCCCCCTCAGCAGGGAGAACTCTTCTACCCCCCTGAGCCCAGGACACCTCCATCAGCCCTGCAGTATGAGTCCTCCCAGTACCCCCCAG GTAACCCCCCTACCCCTACCAGCCCTCCCAGTACCCTCCCCAGCCTC CCCCCCTACCCCGGCACCTACCCCCAGGAGCGCCAGTGTCCTCCTCCCCCCCAGCCCTCGAGTTCCCACTTCTCCAACGTCAACCCCCATGGGTATCCGCCTCCCCCGCATTACGACGGCCGTCGACACCCCGCCTACCCCCCGCCACCACCACAGTCCTATCCCCACCGGGAGGACCCCTCCTCCATGCCTGCGGATGAGGCCTCCAGAGAAAGATACCCTCCTGAGGGGTACCACCCCCCTGGCCCCCACCCCAGCCACATGAGGCCCTACACCCCCAGG GAGGCTTACAGCCGGCCCCAGCCCACTCCCAGTCTGGACTACTTGCACCGCCGGCGCCAGGAGATCATGGCCCAGCTGGAGGACAGGAAGCAGGTCACTCCACCACCCTTCGCCCCCTCGCCCACGCTGCCACACCACTACGAGTCCAACTACACACAGGAG caaCAGCAGTACATGGAGAACTCACAAGCGTTCTCAAAGTATCGTGAGCCAGACTACGCTAGCCAGTACTCTCCTTGGTCATGTGACACTATCGGCTCCTACATTGGCAGCAAGGAGGGGAAGTCCAAAAACAACATAGAGATGATG AACACTGAGGGGAAAGGTGTGGAAGGCAGGCGCAGGGCTGCTGAGGCCAGAGACGACGACCCTATCATCCCCTTCGGCTCCCTGCCCACCGTGTCACGCTTCGGGGTGATCTCCCGCACCCCCAAGACTGGCTACTTGACTGCCGGGCCGGGGCAGGCCATGACCCCCTCACAGGGAACCAATAGCCCCAAACACGGCACTGCAACAG CGGACTACCACTATGGGAAGGGTGCAGGGTGGGGTGCTGCCCCTTACAGCCAGCCCCCTCAGGCCCACCTCAGTGAACGGCCAGTCAAGGAGAGGGAGCAGCTGACGATGGAGCTCCAGCAGGTCAATCAGCAGATCAACAAGCAGACTGCCCAGGCGGACCAGCCCAGCCCGGAGGAGTGGTCGTCGGGGAGTGTCTCCAGCCAACAGCTGAGCCTGGAGCTCCACCGTGTGGAGAGGGAGATCGGCAAGAGGACCCGCCAGATAGCCCTG GAGCACCTTGTGTGTCATGATGGGAGTGGGGCGTACAAGCTGAAGCCCACTGAGAACGGGCAGAGAGCGGAGCACTCGTTGGTCCTCAG TGAGGGCTGTAACGGTTCCAGTGGTGTGCTGCAGGGCGGCAGTGTGGCCAGCGGCGGTTTGTCCCTCAGCCTGTCCACAGACCTCCCCACCACCGGGGGCACTGACCGAAAGACGAACGGCGTGGTCCACCTCTGCTCCTAG